The Streptomyces durmitorensis genome contains the following window.
GCGCCGGTGTCCGCGATGGTGCCGCGGTCCTCTTCATCGGTACCGGGCGTGCTGGAGGTGCTGGACGTGCTGGAGGTGGCGGACGGTGGGGCCGTGGTGGACAGCCCTCCGACAAGGGCGCCGGGGCCCTCGGCGGTGCCTTCCGCGCCGAAGTCCACCGCGTACGTCACCGTGTGCGCCGCGCGGCCGTCCTCGAACCCGGTGGCCGCGCTCGCCGCCGTGGCCGGTCCGGCAAGACCGGCAAGCACCCCGGCGGCCACTGTCGCGACCAGACTTCCCCTACGCCCCATTTGCTCCACGCCCGCTCGAACCCGGTCACGTCCCGTCCCTGCGCAGACTCTTCTATGGGGCGCGGGGTTGTGTGCGCAAGCCCCGCTTATGAGCCGTTGGTTATGAGCCGACGGGTGCGGTCGACAGCCGCGGCGACCACTACGGCGACCGCTGCGGAACGTCTCCCGGAGTGCTCAACTCCGGGAGACGTTGCGCTCGTAGACCAGGCGCAGGCCGATGAGGGTCAGCCACGGCTCGTGCTCGTCGATGACCGAGGCCTCGCCGAGCACCATGGGCGCGAGGCCGCCGGTCGCGATGACCGTCACGTCGTCGGGATCGCCGTCCGGGCCCGCCAGTTCGCGGGCCATGCGCTGCACGACGCCGTCGACCTGGCCCGCGAAGCCGTACAGAATGCCCGACTGCATGGCCTCCACGGTGTTCTTGCCGATGACGCTGCGCGGCCGGGCCAGCTCGATCTTGCGGAGCTGGGCGCCGCGTACGCCGAGTGCCTCGACGGAGATCTCGATGCCGGGGGCGATGACGCCTCCGGTGTACTCCCCGCGCGCGGAGACCGCGTCGAACGTGGTCGCCGTGCCGAAGTCGACGACGACGGCGGGGCCTCCGTAGAGCTCGACCGCCGCGACCGCGTTGATGATGCGGTCGGCGCCGACCTCCTTGGGGTTGTCCATGAGGATCGGCACGCCGGTCTTGATGCCGGGCTCGACGAGGACGGCGGGCACGTCTCCGTAGTACCGCCGTGTGACCTCGCGCAGTTCGTGCAGGACGGAGGGGACCGTCGAGCAGATGGCGATGCCGTCGATCCCGTCGCCGAGCTCCTCGCCGAGGAGCGGGTGCATGCCCATCAACCCGTTGAGGAGCACGGCCAGTTCGTCGGCGGTGCGGCGGGCCTCGGTGGAGATGCGCCAGTGCTCGACGATCTCTTCGCCGTCGAAGAGACCGAGGACGGTGTGGGTGTTTCCGACGTCGATGGTCAGCAGCATGTCGTCGTCACTCCGCCGCGCGCAGGTCGAGGCCGATGTCCAGGATCGGCGAGGAGTGGGTGAGGGCGCCCACCGCGAGGAAGTCCACGCCCGTCCGCGCATACGCGGGTGCGTTCTCCAGGGTGAGGCGGCCGGAGGACTCCAGGATCGCGCGGCCCGCCACGATGGCCACGGCCTCCTCGGTCTCGCCCGGCGTGAAGTTGTCCAGGAGGATCAGGTCGGCGCCCGCGTCCACGACCTCGCGCAGCTGGTGGAGGGTGTCGACCTCGACCTCCACGGCCAGGTCGGGGAAGGCCGCGCGGACGGCCTTGAAGGCCTGCTCCACGCCTCCCGCGGCCACGACGTGGTTGTCCTTCACCAGCGCCGCGTCGGAGAGCGACATGCGGTGGTTCACGCCGCCGCCCATCCGCACCGCGTACTTCTCCAGGGCGCGCAGGCCCGCCGTCGTCTTGCGGGTGTCGCGGACCTTGGCGCTCGTGCCCTCCAGTGCGTCGGCCCACGCGCGCGTGGCCGTCGCCACGCCGGAAAGGCGGCACAGGAGGTTGAGCGCGCTGCGCTCGGCGGTGAGCAGGTCGCGGGTGCGGGTGGTGACGCTGAGCAGCTTGTCGCCCGCCTCCACCTGCTCGCCGTCCTCGACGTGCCGCTCGACCTCGAAGGTGTCCGTGCAGACGAGGGAGATGACGGCTTCGGCGACGCGCAGGCCCGCGACCGTGCCGGCCTCGCGCGCGGTGAAGTCGCCGGTGGCCACGGCCTCTTCGGGGATCGTGGCGACCGAGGTGACGTCCACGCCGCCGTCCAGGTCCTCCTCGATCGCCATGTGCGCGATGTCCTCGACCTGCACGGGGTCGAGCCCCGCGTCGGTCAGGAGCTGCGCGAGAGCGGGGTCGAGGCCGCACTCCAGGGGGTCGTAGGCGTCGTCCGAGCCGCAGCCGCAGGCGTCGCCGCAGCCGCCGCCGGTGGGGGCGAGAGGGAGGTCGTCGGGGGTGCTCACGGTCACTTCTCCTGAAGGCTGGTCGTCGGGGGGAAGTCTGCGGTCTCGGTCGTGTGCGCCGCCAGGGTCCGGTCCGCGTTCAGGCGTACGACGATGTGGCGCCGCCAGGCCTCGTCGTCGCGGTCGGGGCGGTCCTCGCGCCAGTGGCAGCCGCGGGTCTCCTCGCGGCGCTGCGCGGCGGCGACCAGGACGCGGGCGACGCACAGGAGGTTGGTGGTCTCCCACGTGTCGACGCCGGGTTCGGCGGTCTTGCCGTCCTCGGCGAGCGCGCCCGCCGCCTCCGCGTGGATGCGGGCCAGGCGGGCCGCGGCCTCGGAGAGGGAGTCGGCGGACCTGAGCACTCCGGCGCCGTCGGTCATCACGCGCTGGATGGCGAAGCGGGCCTCGGGGGGCAGCAGGGGGTGCGCGGGGGTGTCGGGGTGGGGCACCGGCGCGGGGGCGGGCACGGGGACGGGCACCGCAGCGTAGAGGGCGGGCTGGGCCAGCTCCGCGTGCCGTTCCGCGATGTCCGCGGCGATGCGCTCGGCGTAGACCAGGCCCTCCAGAAGGGAGTTGGAGGCGAGGCGGTTGGCGCCGTGGACGCCGGTGCAGGCGACCTCGCCGCAGGCGTACAGGCCCGGGACCGTGGTGCGGCCCCGCGGGTCGGTGCGGACGCCGCCGGAGGCGTAGTGCGCGGCCGGGGCGACGGGGATGGGCTCGGTCAACGGGTCGATGCCGTGGGCGCGGCAGGCGGCGAGGATGGTCGGGAAGCGGTTCTCCCACATGTCGGCGCCGAAGTGCCTGGCGTCCAAGTACATGTGCTCGGCGCCCTGTTCCTGCATGCGGCGCGTGATGCCCTTGGCGACGATGTCGCGGGGCGCGAGCTCGGCGAGGTCGTGCTGGCCGACCATGAAGCGCACGCCGTCCGCGTCCACCAGGTGGGCGCCCTCGCCGCGCACCGCCTCGGAGACCAGCGGCTGCTGGCCCTCCGCGTCGGCCCCCAGGAAGAGCACGGTGGGGTGGAACTGCACGAACTCCAGGTCGCTCACCTCGGCGCCCGCGCGCAGGGCGAGCGCGACGCCGTCGCCCGTCGACACGGACGGGTTCGTCGTCGCCGAGAAGACCTGGCCCATGCCGCCGGTGGCGAGGACGACCGCTGGGGCGTGGACCGCGCCCACGCCGTCGTGCTGGCCCTCTCCCATGACGTGCAGGGAGACACCGGCGGTGCGGCCGTCGGCGTCGGTGAGCAGGTCAAGGACGAGGGCGTTCTCCACGGTCGGTATGGACTGCGCGCGGACCGCTTCGACCAGGGCGCGGGAGATCTCCAGGCCTGTCGCGTCGCCGCCCGCGTGCGCGATGCGGCGGCGGTGGTGGCCGCCCTCGCGGGTCAGCTCGATGGCGCCTTCGGCGCTCGTGTCGAAGTGGGCGCCGGTCTCGATGAGGCGCCGGACGGCGCCGGGGCCCTCGGTGACCAGGGTGCGCACGGCCTCCTCGTCGCACAGGCCCACGCCCGCCACGAGGGTGTCCTCCAGGTGCTGCTCGGGGGTGTCGCCCTCGCCGAGTGCCGCGGCGACGCCGCCCTGCGCCCAGCGCGTGGAGCCGTCGTCAAGGCTGGCCTTGGTGACCACGACGGTCTTCAGGCCGGCCGCCGAGCAGCGCAGGGCCGTGGTCAGTCCGGCCACTCCGGAGCCGACGACGACGACGTCGGCCTCCAGGGACCAGCCGGGGGCGGGGGCATGCAGCCGTATTCCGGTGGCACTCATGTGGTGGCTCCGAACGTGAGCGGGATGTTGTCGATCAGCCGGGTCGCGCCGACCTTGGCCGCCACGGCGAGGACCGCCTCACCGGTGTGGCCCGGCTGTACGTCCGTGAAGTCGGCCGGGTCGACCAGCGCCAGATAGTCCAGCTCCAGCGGGGGCTTGCGGCGGGCCGCCTCGTCCAGGACGTGCCGGGCGGCTGCGCGGACGGCCGCGGGGCCGCCGGGGACGGTCGGCGTGACGGACTGGGCGAGTGCGTGGGTGTCGGCCGCGGCGCGGGACTCCCCCAGGGCGTTCAGGGCGTCGGCGCGCGCGTGCGTGACGGGGGCCTGCGCCGCGCGCGCGTGGAGGGCCTCCTGCGCTGCGTGCCGGTCGCGGCCCGCGAAGAGGGCCTGGGAGAGCGCGAGCGCGGTGCGCCGCTCGGCCGGGGAGAGATAGCGGTTGCGGCTGGAGAGGGCCAGGCCGTCGTCCTCGCGGACGGTGGGCACACCGACGATCTCTATGCCGAAGTTCAGGTCCCGCACCATGCGGCGGATGAGGGCGAGCTGCTGGGCGTCCTTCTGGCCGTACAGCGCGACGTCGGGCCGGGTGAGGTGCAGCAGCTTGGCGACGACCGTGAGCATGCCGTCGAAGTGGCCGGGGCGCGTGGCTCCTTCGAGGAGTGCGCCCATGGGTCCGGCGCTGATCCTGACCTGCGGTGCGCCGCCGGGGTAGACCTCGTCCACAGAGGGGGCGAACACGAAGTCCGCGCCTTCCTGTTCGGCGATCTTGACGTCCGCGTCCAGCGTGCGGGGGTAGCGGTCGAGGTCCTCGCCCGCGCCGAACTGGAGGGGGTTCACGAAGACCGTGACCACGACTTCGCCGTCGTCGCCGGCGATGCGGCGTGCGGTGCGGATCAGCGTGGCGTGGCCCTCGTGCAGGGCGCCCATGGTCATGACGACGGCACGGCGGCCGGCACGCGTGCGCGTGCGCAGCGGTTCGGCGGTGTGCACGAGGCTGGTCATCGGGTGCCTCCCTCGCCGTCGCCGGTCACGCTCCCGCCGTTGGCCAGGACTCCCAGGAGGTCCTCGGCGAGCTCGGGCTTGAGCAGTCCGTGGGCGAGCGCGCGGTCGGCGGTCGCGCGGGCCATCGCCAGATACCCGGCGACGGTCTGCGGGGCGTGCTTGCGCAACTCGGCGACGTGCGCGGCGACGGTGCCCGCGTCCCCGCGCGCGACGGGTCCGGTGAGGGCGGCGTCGCCGGACCGCAGCGCGTTGTCCAGGGCGGCGCCGAGCAGCGGGCCGAGCATCCGGTCGGGGGCCTCCACGCCCGCGTCTCGGAGCAGCTCCATGGACTCGGCGACCAGCGTGACCAGGTGGTTCGCGCCGAGCGCGAGCGCCGCGTGGTAGAGCGGGCGCGACTCCTCGGCGATCCATTCGGGCTCGCCGCCCATCTCGATGACCAGCGCCTCGGCGGCGAGACGCAGCTCCTCGGGAGCGGTCACGCCGAAGGAGCAGCCCGCGAGGCGCTGCACGTCGACGGGGGTGCCCGTGAACGTCATGGCGGGGTGCAGCGCGAGCGGCAGGGCTCCGGCGCGCAGGGCGGGTTCGAGCACCTTGGTGCCGTACCGCCCGGAGGTGTGCACGATCAGCTGGCCGGGGCGCACGGCACCGGTCTCCGCGAGGCCTTCGACCAGGCCGGGCAGGGCGTCGTCCGGCACGGTCAGGAGGACGAGGTCGGCGCGCTCCAGAACCTGGGCGGGCGGGACGAGGGGGACGTCGGGCAGCAGGACCGCCGCGCGTCGTACGGAGGCGTCGGAGACTCCCGACGCGGCGACCGGGCGGTGCCCGGCGAGCTGGAGTGCCGCGGCTAGCGCGGGGCCGACTCGGCCCGCTCCCACGACACCCACCGTGAGCCTCGCGGGGCGGTCCCGCGGGTCTGGCTGATGAGGTGCGTTCACGTGATGACGCCTTCTTCCCGTTCCAGTCCGCTCCGGGTACCGGACGATTTCTCGTCATGCTAACGCGATTGGTCCGCGCCGCGTCCTCGGCTGTCCACAGGCTGTGGGTATTCGTATGACCGGGGCGCGCGGGCGGCCGGTCGCACGCCATGCTCGGGGGATGACTTCACACGACGGAGCCGGAGCCGACAGCGAGGCGAGCGAGCAGGACCCGGCGGCCGCCCGCCGCCGGGCCGCCGCCCTCGGCGCCACCCGGTCCCTGCACCGCTGGTCCGCGCACCTGCCGCTCACCGCACGGCTCTCGGCACTCGCCGACGCGGCCGCCGAGGTCGTGGGCCCGGACGAGCCGATCGACATCTACGGCAACGCGGTCGTCGCCCGCCTGGAGGACGAGGTCGCGCGGCTGCTCGGCAAGGAGGCGGCCGCCTTCTTCCCCAGCGGCACGATGGCCCAGCAGGTCGCCCTGCGCTGCTGGGCGGGCCGCACGGGCAACGCGACCGTGGCCCTGCACCCCAAGGCCCACCCCGAGGTCCACGAAGGCGGCGCGCTCTCCGCGGTGAGCGGCCTGCGCACGGTGCACCCGACGCGGGAGCCGCGGCTGCCCACGGCCGAGGAAGTGCGGGACTTCGAGGAGCCCTTCGGGACGCTGATGCTCGAACTGCCGCTCCGGGACGCCGGTTTCGTGCTGCCGTCCTGGGAGGAGCTCGAAGAGGTCGTGGAGGCGGCCCGCGAACGCGACGCCGTCGTGCACTTCGACGGTGCGCGCCTGTGGGAGTGCACACCGCACTTCGGCCGTTCCCTCGCCCAGATCGCCGGGCTCGCGGACACCGTGTACGTGTCGTTCTACAAGTCCCTGGACGGCCTGAGCGGCGCGGTCCTCGCGGGCCCGCGCACCCTGGTCGACGAGGCGCGGACCTGGCGGCACCGGTACGGCGGCCAGATCTTCCAGCAGTTCCCGGCCGCCGTGTCCGCCCTGCTCGGCCTGAAGAACACGCTCCCGAGGCTGCCGGACCACGTGGCCCACGCGCGCGTGGTCGCCGACGCGCTGCGCGAAGGGTTCGCGGCCGCCGGGGTGCCGTGGTCGCGCGTGCACCCCGAGCAGCCGCACACCCATCAGTTCCAGGTCTGGCTGCCGTACGACTCCGAGGTCCTGACCGAGGCGGCGCTCGGGCAGGCGGAGGAGACCAAGACCCAGCTGTTCGGCCGCTGGTTCGCCGACGGGCCGCCCGGCCTCTCGGTCACGGAGGTCACCGTGACCGAGGCGGGCCTGGAGTGGACGCCCGGCGACGTCAATGATGCGGTCGCGGAGTTCGTGCGACGGATCCCCGGCTGACGGAGCCCCGCCCGGCGGAGCCCGCGCGGGCGATCCGGGCCAGGGCGGCGCGGATGCGTCCCTGGGCAGGACGCCCCTCGACCACGGCACGGAAGCGTCCGTAGTCGCGCACCTCGCGGATGACCTGCCAGTCCTGCTGACCGGGGGCCGGCGGGGTCCGCTCGTCGTGCTGGGCGGCGCGGTAGCTGTCGAGCAGGTACTGCTGCGTGATGCTCATGACGGGTTCGCCTCTCAAGACAAATAGTACTTATCGGGCACTCATGGGTCGACGGGAAACAGAGTCGGCGCAGGAGTGGGTGGTGGTGGCATCAGGGGCCATGCGCGGCCCGGTCACCACAGACTGCGCCCGCCGTCACGCCGGCGTCGCGCCGATTGACGCCGGTCGTCAATCGGCGGCCGGGATGTCGGTGGCGCGGTGCACGATGGGTCCATGAGCGTGCACATCGAGATCGCGGGCCTGCCGCAGGAGCGGATCTTCTTCGACCCCTCGCCCCTGGCGGAGCTGGGCGTCGCGCTGCACGCGCTGGCCGAGCCCGGACACCATCCGGGGCTGCACGGCTGGGCCACCGCGACCACCGCCTGCCTCAAGCCGGACCTCGCCGACCGGCTGTGCGAGGCCGACTTCCTGTGGCGGAACACGTTCTCGGACGTGTTCATGCCGTTCGCGGGGCTCGTCGACGGCGACGGCAGGCCGGGGGCGACGCTCGCCGATGAGCTCGACCTCCTCGACCGCCTGGACGACGAGCGATTCGTCATGGCCGCCCTGGAGTTCACCTGCGGCACGACGTACAACGAAGGCGGTCCCTCGCCGCTCACCGACCCCGTCCGTGGCGCCCGCGCCCTGGAGCTCGCCGCCACGCGCGGCACCCGGCAACTGGACTTCGCCGAGCGCCTCCTGACCGATCCGCAGACCGTCCGGGCCTGGCTGCGCCGCCTCCTTGAAGACTGCGACGAGGCGTTCTTCGCCGACACCTGGCGGCGGGTGCGCGTCCAACTGGCCGCCGACGCCCGGCACAAGACGGAGATACTGCGCCGCAAGGGCCTGGCCGAAGTCCTCACCTCGGTGTCGGCGGCGCTCTCGGTGGACGCGGACGGCCGCCGCATCACCGCGGACAAGCTGGTGCCCGGCACCACGACGGCCCTGGACCACACCCTGGGCGCGGGGCTCACGTTCGTGCCCTCGCACTTCGCCTGGCCGCACCTGATGGTCCTGCACGCCCCGGGCTGGCGCCCGGTGATCCACTACCCCGTGTCCGCCCCGGACCTGGCCAAGCCGACCTCCGTGGAGACCCTGGAGCGGCGGCTCACGGCCCTCGCGCACCCGGTGCGCCTGCGGCTGTGCCGCGACATGGCCCGCGCGCCCTTCAGCACCGGCGAGCTGGCCCACGCGACCGGGCTCACGGCGCCGGAGGTCTCCCGGCACCTCACGCTCCTCAAGAAGGCGGGCCTGGTCACGACGGTGCGCCGCGGCCGGTACGTGATGCACCAGCTGGACGTCACCGTGGTGGCCCGCCTGGGCAGCGACTTCCTGGAGGGCATCCTGCGCTGACCCCGAGAGGCAGCGCGGCCGTGCCCCGGAGAGGCAGCGCGGCCGTGCCCCAGAGGGGCAGCGCGGCCGTCAGGCGCCCCCGCCGCCCGCCCGCACCAGACCCGTCTCGTACGCCAGGACCACCACCTGCACCCGGTCCCGCAGGCCGAGCTTGGTCAGGATGCGGCCCACGTGCGTCTTCACCGTGGCCTCCGACAGGACGAGCCGCGCCGCGATCTCGCCGTTCGAGAGCCCCTGGGCGACCAGGATCATGACCTCGCGCTCGCGGTCCGTGAGCCGCTCCAGCTCCTTGTGCTGCGGCTGCCCGCCCGCGTTCGGCAGCATCGGCGCGAAGCGGTCGAGAAGGCGCCGCGTCGTGGACGGCGCGACCACCGCGTCACCGCTGTGCACCGAGCGGATCGCGGCGAGCAGCTCCCCCGGGGGCACGTCCTTCAGCATGAAACCGGACGCGCCCGCCTTCAGCCCCGAGAAGGCGTACTCGTCGAGGTCGAAGGTCGTCAGGATGAGGACCTTCGGCGGGTTCTCGTCCTGGCAGATGCGCCGGGTCGTCTCCACGCCGTCCAGTTTCGGCATGCGTACGTCCATGAGCACCACGTCGACCTCGGTCGTCCGCAGCGCCGCAAGCGCCTCGACCCCGTCGCCCGCCTCGGCGACGACGTCCATGTCCGGCTGTGCGGCGAGCACCATCCGGAACCCCGTGCGCAGCAGCGCCTGGTCGTCGACGAGCATGACGCGGATCGACATCAAAGGCCCTTTCGTGGAGACGGTTTCAAGAGCGAGTGGTTCATGAGCGAGGGGATCGTGTTCATGAGCGTATGGCGTGGACGATTCGGTGACAGGTGTCAGCTCGCGGGCTTGAGCGGGAGAAGCGCACTGATGCGGAAGCCTCCGCCCGGCCGCGGCCCCGCGTCCAGCGTGCCGCCGACCATGCCGACGCGCTCGCGCATGCCGATCAGGCCGTGCCCGCTGCCGTCGGCGCCGCCGTCCTCGTACAGCTCGTGCGGCGCGCCCTTGCCGTCGTCCTCGACAAGCAGGCCCAGGCCGTCGTCGAAGTAGACGAGGCGCACGCTCGCGCCGGTGTTCTCACCGCCGTGCTTGCGGGTGTTGGTGAGCGCCTCCTGCACGATGCGGTACGCCGTGAGCTCCACGCCGCTCGGCAGCGGGCGCGGGGTGCCCTCCACCTTGAAGTCGACCGGGAGACCGGCCGTGCGCACCTGCTCGATGAGCTCGTCGAGCTGCTCGACGTCGGGCTGCGGGACGTACTCACCGCCCTCCTGGTGCTCGCCGGTGCGCAGCACACCCAGCAGCCTGCGCATCTCGGCGAGCGCCTGCCGCCCGGTGCCCGAGATGGTCTCCAGGGCCTGCTTGGCCTGCTCGGGGGCCGTGTCGAGGACGTACGCGGCGCCGTCCGCCTGGACGACCATCACCGAGACGTTGTGCGCGACGACGTCGTGCAGCTCACGTGCGATGCGGGCCCGCTCGGCCGCCACCGCGACCTTGGACTGCGCCGCCCGCTCCTTCTCCAGGCGGTCGGCGCGCTCCTCAAGCTGCGCGAAGTAGGCGCGGCGGGTGCGGATGGAGTCGCCGAGCACCCAGGCGAGGGCGAAGGGCACCATCTGGAAGATCGCGAAGAAGATGCTGCCGAAGGTGCTTATGCTCTCCTCCGGCCAGCGCAACGACGACAGCGGAGCCGCGCACAGGCCGCCCATCAGGGCGAAACGCGAGGCCCACTTGGTGCCGTCGGCCGACGCGGTGTAGATGATCACCAGCATGGCGAAGTCGGCCGGCATCGTCTTCACGTCGAAGATCAGCTGGGCGACGCCGAGGACCGCGGCGAGGATCAGCATCTTCTCGGTGTACTTGCGGCGCAGCGCCACCACGACGGACATGCCGACGACGACGAGGGCGGCCGGGACCGCCGGGTCATGGCCTTCCGCGTCGGCCATGGTGACGAGGCCAATCCCGGAGATCCCGAGCAGGACGAGGGCCCAGAAGCCATCGACCCCGGTCGGGTGTCTGCGGAGGAAGTCATAGACGCGCTGCACGTAACCCAGCGTAGGCAGCGCGACGGCCCTCCGGGGTCAACCGGAGGTCCGATCCGTACCCCTCGCATGTACTCCCCAAGGTGGAGGCCCGCTTAGCCTTCTCGCGTGACGAACGAGGTCCGAGGTGAGCGGCAGGACGTGCGGCGTGGCTGGCGGGAGGCCATGGAGAGCGCGCTGTACGGGCCTGACGGCTTCTATCTGCGCCCCGAAGGGCCCGCGGGGCACTTCCGGACGTCGGTGCACGCCTCGCCGCTCTTCGCGGGCGCGGTGGCCCGGCTCCTGTGCCGCGTGGACGAGGCGCTCGACCACCCGGACGAGTTGGCGTTCGTCGACCTCGGCGCGGGCCGGGGCGAGTTGACCGCGGGCGTCCTGGCCGCGCTGCCCCCGGACGTGGCGCCACGCGCGCGTGCCTGTGCGGTCGAGCGGGCCGACCGGCCCGCGGGGCTCGACCCGCGCATCGAGTGGTGCGCCCGTCCGCCCGCCGGCGTCACCGGCCTGCTCTTCGCCAACGAATGGCTGGACAACGTCCCCCTGGAGATCGCCGAGGTGGACCCCGACGGCCTGGTGCGCCGCGTCCTCGTACGCGGCGACGGCACCGAATCGCTCGGCGGGACGGTCGAGGGCGCGGACGCCTCCTGGCTCGCGCGCTGGTGGCCGCTCGCCCCGGAGCCGGGCCTGCGCGCGGAGATCGGCCGCCCCAGGGACGAGGCGTGGGCGGCGGCCGCGGCGACGCTGACCCGCGGCCTCGCGGTCGCGGTCGACTACGCGCACGACCGCGCGGGAAGGCCGCCCTTCGGCACGCTGACCGGCTTCCGCGTGGGCCGCGAGACGGCGCCCGTGCCGGACGGCACCTGCGACATCACGGCCCATGTGGCACTCGACGCGTGCGCGCTGCCGGGAGCCTCCCTGCTCACCCAGCGCGCGGCCCTGCACGCCCTGGGGGTGAGCGGTGGCCGCCCGCCGCTGTCCCTGGCCTCCACCGACCCGGCCGCTTACGTACGGGCCCTCGCGCAGGCGGGAGCGGCGGCGGAGCTCACCGCGGCCGGCGGGCTCGGCGACTTCGGGTGGCTCGCCCAGCCGGTCGGCATCACGGACCCGCTACTTGTCGATGTCGCCCACCACGAAGAACAGTGACCCCAGGATCGCCACCATGTCGGCGACGAGCTGGCCGGGCAGCAGCTCGGCGAGGGCCTGGATGTTGTTGTACGACGCCGAGCGGAGCTTCAGGCGGTACGGGGTCTTCTCGCCCTTGGAGACCAGGTAGTAGCCGTTGATGCCCAGGGGGTTCTCGGTCCACGCGTACGTGTGGCCCTCGGGAGCCTTGAGCACCTTCGGGAGGCGCTGGTTGACCGGCCCCTGCGGCAGCTCGGCGAGCCGCTCCAGGCAGGCGTCGGCGAGGTCGAGGGCGTTGTGGGTCTGCTCCAGGAGCACCTCGAAGCGGGCCAGGCAGTCGCCCTCCTGGCGCGTGACGACCTTCAGGGTGTCCTGGAGCTCCCCGTACGCGAGGTACGGCTCGTCACGGCGCAGGTCGAAGTCGACTCCGGAGGCACGGGCGATGGGACCGCTCACTCCGTAGGCGTGCACCGCCTGAGGGGACAGCACTCCGACGCCGCGCGTACGCCCCCGGAAGATCTCGTTGCCGAGCACCAGCTTGTCGTACACGTCCATGCGGGAACGGACCGAGGCGACGGCGGCACGCGCGCGCGTGGACCAGCCCGCCGGGAGGTCCTCCTTGAGGCCGCCGACGCGGTTGAACATGTAGTGCATGCGGCCGCCGGAGATCTCCTCCATCACGTTCTGGAGCTCCTCACGCTCCCGGAACGCGTGGAACACCGGGGTGATTCCGCCCAGTTCGAGCGGATACGAGCCGAGGAACATCAGGTGGTTGAGGACGCGGTTCAGCTCGGCGAGGAGCGTGCGCATCCAGACGGCGCGCTCGGGCACCTCCATGCCGAGCATCCGCTCCACGGCAAGGACGACACCCAGTTCGTTCGAGAACGCGGACAGCCAGTCGTGCCGGTTGGCGAGCACCACGATCTGCCGGTAGTCACGCGCCTCGAAGAGCTTCTCCGCACCGCGGTGCATATAGCCGATGACCGGTTCCGCCTGCTGGATCCGCTCGCCGTCGAGGACGAGGCGCAGCCGCAGCACGCCGTGCGTGGACGGGTGCTGGGGGCCGATGTTGAGCACCATGTCGGTGCTCTCCGCGGCGCCGCCGATGCCGAGCGTGGTCTCCGTCGTGGGGCTCATGCGCGCATTCTCTCGTACGCGCGCTCCTACGCGACTGTCACCTCGGCTACGTACGCTTGAGGCATGGAAACGGGGACGGCACAGCCGGCACGGCCGGCGGAGCCGGGAAAGTCAGCGGCGGAGCCGGAGT
Protein-coding sequences here:
- a CDS encoding DUF5937 family protein, with the protein product MHIEIAGLPQERIFFDPSPLAELGVALHALAEPGHHPGLHGWATATTACLKPDLADRLCEADFLWRNTFSDVFMPFAGLVDGDGRPGATLADELDLLDRLDDERFVMAALEFTCGTTYNEGGPSPLTDPVRGARALELAATRGTRQLDFAERLLTDPQTVRAWLRRLLEDCDEAFFADTWRRVRVQLAADARHKTEILRRKGLAEVLTSVSAALSVDADGRRITADKLVPGTTTALDHTLGAGLTFVPSHFAWPHLMVLHAPGWRPVIHYPVSAPDLAKPTSVETLERRLTALAHPVRLRLCRDMARAPFSTGELAHATGLTAPEVSRHLTLLKKAGLVTTVRRGRYVMHQLDVTVVARLGSDFLEGILR
- a CDS encoding response regulator transcription factor gives rise to the protein MSIRVMLVDDQALLRTGFRMVLAAQPDMDVVAEAGDGVEALAALRTTEVDVVLMDVRMPKLDGVETTRRICQDENPPKVLILTTFDLDEYAFSGLKAGASGFMLKDVPPGELLAAIRSVHSGDAVVAPSTTRRLLDRFAPMLPNAGGQPQHKELERLTDREREVMILVAQGLSNGEIAARLVLSEATVKTHVGRILTKLGLRDRVQVVVLAYETGLVRAGGGGA
- a CDS encoding sensor histidine kinase, whose product is MQRVYDFLRRHPTGVDGFWALVLLGISGIGLVTMADAEGHDPAVPAALVVVGMSVVVALRRKYTEKMLILAAVLGVAQLIFDVKTMPADFAMLVIIYTASADGTKWASRFALMGGLCAAPLSSLRWPEESISTFGSIFFAIFQMVPFALAWVLGDSIRTRRAYFAQLEERADRLEKERAAQSKVAVAAERARIARELHDVVAHNVSVMVVQADGAAYVLDTAPEQAKQALETISGTGRQALAEMRRLLGVLRTGEHQEGGEYVPQPDVEQLDELIEQVRTAGLPVDFKVEGTPRPLPSGVELTAYRIVQEALTNTRKHGGENTGASVRLVYFDDGLGLLVEDDGKGAPHELYEDGGADGSGHGLIGMRERVGMVGGTLDAGPRPGGGFRISALLPLKPAS
- a CDS encoding SAM-dependent methyltransferase; the encoded protein is MESALYGPDGFYLRPEGPAGHFRTSVHASPLFAGAVARLLCRVDEALDHPDELAFVDLGAGRGELTAGVLAALPPDVAPRARACAVERADRPAGLDPRIEWCARPPAGVTGLLFANEWLDNVPLEIAEVDPDGLVRRVLVRGDGTESLGGTVEGADASWLARWWPLAPEPGLRAEIGRPRDEAWAAAAATLTRGLAVAVDYAHDRAGRPPFGTLTGFRVGRETAPVPDGTCDITAHVALDACALPGASLLTQRAALHALGVSGGRPPLSLASTDPAAYVRALAQAGAAAELTAAGGLGDFGWLAQPVGITDPLLVDVAHHEEQ
- a CDS encoding NADH-quinone oxidoreductase subunit D; this translates as MSPTTETTLGIGGAAESTDMVLNIGPQHPSTHGVLRLRLVLDGERIQQAEPVIGYMHRGAEKLFEARDYRQIVVLANRHDWLSAFSNELGVVLAVERMLGMEVPERAVWMRTLLAELNRVLNHLMFLGSYPLELGGITPVFHAFREREELQNVMEEISGGRMHYMFNRVGGLKEDLPAGWSTRARAAVASVRSRMDVYDKLVLGNEIFRGRTRGVGVLSPQAVHAYGVSGPIARASGVDFDLRRDEPYLAYGELQDTLKVVTRQEGDCLARFEVLLEQTHNALDLADACLERLAELPQGPVNQRLPKVLKAPEGHTYAWTENPLGINGYYLVSKGEKTPYRLKLRSASYNNIQALAELLPGQLVADMVAILGSLFFVVGDIDK